From the genome of Colwellia psychrerythraea 34H, one region includes:
- a CDS encoding hybrid-cluster NAD(P)-dependent oxidoreductase: protein MTLSSNTVTKQRFTLVCQKIQIETRDVKTFIFSMPKQQIGFNYHAGQYLNFTVNMAGTMQTCCYSLSSSPTTSDYVSITIKRIPQGKVSNYFHDHFKVGQSIDVQGVAGHFYLTDPMPKNVLLISAGSGITPMLSMLRFMVATQCKNQVIFVHSAKQKMDLIAQAEISNLAKQHGNCQIIYTLTQGANSQWYGYQGRLNEQILGNIEQISHYQTFVCGPKLFRKATQALLFKLGLQPSNCHEESFGAHEYSKEQTINTEESTPPLAPVIESQKVRPQNLEHQSSKAKVSIYFSRWKKRVQGNKQDSLLDQGETAGLILPYSCRAGSCGSCKAKLISGQVKQNSTDGLSAREQQQGYILLCSCSALTDVEISHE, encoded by the coding sequence ATGACTCTATCGAGCAATACTGTCACCAAGCAAAGATTTACCTTAGTCTGCCAAAAAATCCAAATAGAAACCCGTGATGTGAAAACTTTCATTTTCTCTATGCCTAAGCAACAAATAGGTTTTAACTATCACGCTGGTCAATACTTAAATTTTACCGTTAATATGGCCGGTACAATGCAAACGTGCTGTTATAGCCTTTCCTCTTCACCTACAACCTCTGATTATGTCAGCATTACGATAAAACGAATTCCTCAAGGCAAGGTTTCGAACTACTTTCATGATCATTTTAAAGTAGGACAATCAATTGATGTGCAAGGGGTGGCTGGTCACTTTTACTTAACCGACCCAATGCCTAAAAATGTTTTACTTATCAGCGCTGGTAGTGGCATCACGCCAATGCTCTCTATGTTACGTTTTATGGTCGCTACACAATGTAAGAACCAAGTAATATTTGTTCATAGCGCAAAACAGAAAATGGACCTAATTGCTCAAGCTGAAATTAGTAACTTAGCGAAGCAACATGGTAATTGCCAAATAATTTACACCCTTACTCAAGGTGCTAATTCACAGTGGTATGGATATCAAGGACGTCTAAATGAACAAATACTTGGCAATATTGAACAAATTAGTCATTATCAAACTTTTGTTTGTGGACCCAAATTATTTCGCAAAGCCACTCAAGCGCTATTATTTAAATTAGGCTTACAACCTAGTAACTGCCATGAGGAGAGTTTTGGTGCACATGAATATTCAAAAGAACAAACCATTAATACTGAAGAAAGTACCCCTCCATTAGCTCCCGTAATAGAAAGCCAAAAAGTGAGACCACAAAACTTAGAACACCAAAGCAGCAAAGCTAAAGTGTCGATTTACTTTAGTCGATGGAAAAAACGAGTTCAAGGTAATAAACAAGATTCTTTGCTAGATCAAGGAGAGACAGCGGGACTAATTTTACCTTATTCATGTCGCGCGGGGTCTTGTGGCAGTTGCAAAGCAAAACTAATTAGTGGTCAGGTTAAGCAAAACTCAACAGATGGATTATCTGCAAGAGAGCAGCAACAAGGCTATATTTTACTTTGCAGCTGTAGTGCCTTAACTGATGTTGAAATAAGTCATGAGTAA
- the mpl gene encoding UDP-N-acetylmuramate:L-alanyl-gamma-D-glutamyl-meso-diaminopimelate ligase yields MTNKIQHLHILGICGTFMGGIAAIAKQLGFKVSGSDANVYPPMSTQLEQLGIELMSGYQVDNFSDDIDLVIVGNAMSRGNPMVEYMLDRNIPYTSGPQWLLENVLKDRWVLAVSGTHGKTTTSSMLAWILEYAHMSPGFLIGGVPQNFSSSARLGDTPFFVIEADEYDSAFFDKRSKFVHYRPRTLVINNLEFDHGDIFNDLSDIQKQFHHLIRMVPSNGLILSPANEEAITETLAMGCWTPTEFSNGELQQDEPSDAGWQVEKLNAQGSEFIVKFNGKEQGVVKWDLIGDFNIDNAVMAIAAARHAGVPSAVSIEALAEFINTKRRFELRGIVNNISVYDDFAHHPTAIAKTLAGVRAKLSQQESEQEQVGRIFAVLEPRSNTMRSGVHKESLPKSLIDADQVFIYQGEQVTWSVSDLIKQCKPACQVEDNVERLVESIAQQAQAGDIIVVMSNGGFADIHNKLLNRLANIPVPLEDA; encoded by the coding sequence ATGACTAATAAAATTCAACACCTTCATATCTTAGGTATTTGTGGCACTTTTATGGGAGGGATCGCTGCTATAGCCAAGCAACTTGGCTTTAAAGTTAGTGGTTCTGATGCCAATGTCTATCCGCCAATGAGCACTCAGTTAGAGCAGTTAGGCATTGAGTTAATGTCAGGTTATCAAGTCGATAATTTCTCTGATGATATCGATTTGGTTATTGTTGGCAATGCGATGTCTCGTGGAAATCCAATGGTGGAATATATGCTAGATCGCAATATTCCTTATACATCAGGCCCACAATGGTTGCTTGAAAATGTATTAAAAGATCGTTGGGTCCTTGCCGTTTCGGGTACGCATGGTAAAACAACGACCAGTAGTATGCTGGCGTGGATTTTAGAGTATGCTCATATGTCGCCAGGTTTTCTTATCGGTGGAGTACCACAAAATTTCTCTAGTTCAGCTCGTTTAGGTGATACACCTTTCTTTGTCATTGAAGCTGACGAGTACGATAGCGCCTTTTTTGATAAACGATCTAAATTTGTGCATTACCGTCCACGAACTCTAGTGATTAATAACTTAGAGTTTGATCATGGTGATATTTTTAATGATCTCAGTGATATTCAAAAACAATTTCATCACCTCATCCGTATGGTGCCAAGTAATGGTTTGATTTTATCACCCGCTAATGAAGAAGCTATTACTGAAACGTTAGCTATGGGCTGTTGGACACCGACCGAATTCTCTAATGGAGAGCTTCAACAAGATGAACCGTCCGATGCAGGTTGGCAAGTCGAAAAATTAAATGCTCAGGGCAGTGAGTTTATCGTTAAGTTTAACGGTAAAGAGCAAGGTGTGGTCAAGTGGGATCTTATCGGTGATTTTAATATCGATAACGCAGTGATGGCAATAGCGGCAGCACGCCATGCGGGTGTGCCAAGCGCAGTCTCTATTGAAGCGTTAGCCGAGTTTATTAATACTAAGCGTCGTTTTGAGCTTCGAGGTATAGTTAATAATATTAGTGTGTATGATGATTTTGCTCATCACCCAACGGCCATAGCAAAAACATTAGCTGGTGTACGTGCTAAACTTTCACAACAAGAAAGTGAGCAAGAACAAGTTGGGCGCATTTTCGCAGTATTAGAGCCAAGATCGAATACCATGAGATCAGGAGTTCATAAAGAATCATTACCTAAGTCATTGATTGATGCGGATCAGGTTTTTATCTATCAAGGTGAACAGGTGACTTGGTCAGTGAGTGATTTAATCAAACAATGCAAGCCAGCGTGTCAAGTTGAAGACAATGTTGAACGCTTAGTGGAATCTATTGCCCAACAAGCGCAAGCTGGCGACATAATTGTTGTTATGAGCAACGGTGGTTTTGCCGACATTCATAATAAATTATTGAACCGTTTAGCGAATATACCCGTACCACTTGAAGATGCATGA
- the def gene encoding peptide deformylase, producing MTVLTILTAPNDKLIEQAKPVSDVSQIQMLIDDLIETMYDTEDGIGLAATQVGRSEAVVVIDISDNRDELLVLVNPVITHGEATAKGQEGCLSIPGYYADVERFTHVTVEALDRNGKELTITSDEFLAIVMQHEIDHLKGKLFIDYLSPLKQQMALKKVKKTIKNG from the coding sequence ATGACAGTATTAACTATACTTACCGCACCTAATGATAAACTTATAGAGCAAGCAAAACCTGTATCTGATGTAAGTCAAATTCAGATGTTAATCGATGACTTAATTGAAACTATGTACGATACCGAAGATGGTATCGGTTTAGCGGCAACTCAAGTGGGTCGTAGTGAAGCCGTAGTGGTTATTGATATTTCAGATAATCGTGATGAACTACTTGTATTAGTAAACCCTGTGATAACTCACGGAGAAGCAACAGCCAAGGGGCAAGAAGGGTGTTTATCTATCCCTGGCTACTATGCAGATGTTGAGCGTTTCACTCATGTTACGGTTGAAGCGTTAGATCGCAATGGAAAAGAGCTTACTATTACCAGTGATGAATTTCTTGCGATTGTGATGCAACATGAAATAGACCATTTAAAAGGTAAGTTATTTATTGACTATTTATCGCCGCTTAAACAACAAATGGCACTAAAAAAAGTTAAGAAAACGATTAAAAATGGTTAA
- a CDS encoding flavin prenyltransferase UbiX → MLQNSNKVGKVNNDFNGKITLAITGASGASYAMRLIECLIAANYQLYILCSSAGRIVLDTEVGVKIPSSPDAASKFLTEKYQAKDQQITVFGKEQWFSPVASGSSAPKQMVVCPCSTGTMAAICHGMSDNLIERAADVVIKERGQLILMVRETPFSTLHLQNMLSLSQQGVTIMPASPGFYHKVETIEDLIDFMVGRVLDHLGIEQDIMPRWGYNI, encoded by the coding sequence ATGCTACAAAATTCGAACAAGGTGGGTAAGGTGAACAATGATTTTAATGGTAAAATAACCCTTGCCATCACCGGTGCCTCGGGTGCTTCTTATGCTATGCGGCTAATAGAGTGTTTAATCGCAGCAAACTATCAGCTCTATATTTTGTGCTCAAGTGCCGGTCGTATTGTTTTAGATACTGAAGTGGGCGTTAAAATACCCAGTTCTCCTGATGCTGCCAGTAAATTTCTCACCGAAAAATATCAGGCCAAAGATCAACAAATAACGGTTTTTGGTAAAGAACAGTGGTTTTCTCCTGTTGCTTCGGGCTCTTCAGCACCGAAACAAATGGTTGTTTGTCCCTGTTCTACTGGAACAATGGCCGCTATTTGTCATGGTATGAGTGACAACTTAATTGAACGTGCCGCGGATGTGGTGATAAAAGAACGTGGTCAATTGATTTTAATGGTAAGAGAAACACCCTTTTCAACGTTACACTTGCAAAATATGCTCAGCTTATCTCAGCAAGGAGTCACTATTATGCCTGCGTCCCCTGGATTTTATCATAAGGTTGAAACCATTGAAGATCTCATCGATTTTATGGTGGGTAGAGTATTAGATCACCTTGGTATTGAACAAGATATTATGCCGCGTTGGGGTTATAACATTTAA
- a CDS encoding chemotaxis protein CheX → MNVEFINPFLSSMLNVMSTMAQMELIPEKPRLKKNEVAMGDVSGLIGMVSDQAKGSLSITFEGALALATMKKMVGEAPDEVNEEIIDLIGEITNMVTGGAKRMLSEKGIEFDMATPIVVSGPNHSIHHKAKGPIVIIPLKSELGRAYIEFSFDE, encoded by the coding sequence ATGAATGTAGAGTTTATCAACCCATTTTTATCTTCAATGCTTAATGTCATGTCAACGATGGCTCAAATGGAATTAATTCCGGAGAAGCCACGCCTTAAAAAAAATGAAGTCGCCATGGGTGATGTTTCAGGTTTAATTGGCATGGTGAGTGATCAAGCAAAGGGTTCATTATCCATAACTTTTGAAGGGGCCTTAGCCTTAGCCACAATGAAAAAAATGGTCGGTGAAGCACCCGATGAAGTCAATGAAGAGATTATCGATTTAATCGGTGAAATAACAAATATGGTTACCGGCGGTGCAAAACGTATGCTGAGTGAAAAGGGCATCGAGTTTGATATGGCAACTCCGATTGTGGTGTCTGGACCAAACCACTCCATTCATCATAAGGCTAAAGGCCCTATCGTTATCATTCCACTTAAAAGTGAATTAGGTAGAGCATATATTGAATTTAGTTTTGATGAGTAA
- a CDS encoding DUF6702 family protein: MSKVFSKYLIAIGFYIGLVASATSHTYFFGVSDVSINPKTKHLEIIHQFTTHDIENAIAEKKQVHFSAEHKNYDVYIQQFFEQQFSLEKNQMKIPLIWLGFEVTSGKIIAYQESSQRNLLPQTVVKNAILIDTYPKQVNTVNFQGVNVKGEALFGSLTFDYRIKEAIITSDTSQ, translated from the coding sequence ATGAGCAAAGTATTTAGCAAGTATTTAATTGCTATCGGCTTTTACATAGGACTTGTAGCTTCAGCTACAAGTCATACCTATTTTTTTGGGGTTAGTGATGTATCTATTAATCCTAAAACTAAGCATCTGGAAATAATACATCAATTTACTACCCATGATATTGAAAATGCAATTGCAGAAAAAAAACAGGTTCACTTTTCAGCTGAACATAAAAACTATGATGTATATATCCAGCAATTTTTTGAACAACAATTTTCACTAGAAAAAAATCAAATGAAAATCCCTCTAATTTGGTTAGGTTTTGAAGTAACTTCAGGAAAAATTATTGCCTACCAAGAAAGTAGCCAGCGAAATTTATTACCGCAAACAGTGGTAAAGAATGCAATACTCATCGATACTTACCCTAAGCAAGTGAATACAGTTAACTTTCAAGGTGTAAATGTTAAAGGTGAAGCTCTTTTTGGCAGCTTAACTTTTGACTACAGGATCAAAGAAGCAATAATTACATCGGACACTAGCCAGTAG
- a CDS encoding M1 family metallopeptidase, with the protein MKYSTSTALIGLVLAFSGLLSVDSQASKAAFDDKFRQLGEVLPTPNIYRTASGTPGHKYWQQQVDYDISIAIDDKTQRLTGEQIMDYQNNSPDTLRYLWLQLDQNRMKRDSAYKMTSRAPSEKKVTFDSFRQLVESPIFDGGYGITKVSASNGKALHYVINGTMMRVDLPKPLKSGASVEININWHYQLHEQKVLGGRSGYEYFKEDDNYLYEVASWFPRAAAYYDAKGWQNKQFLGNGEFTLEFGDYDVKITVPADHIVAATGVLQNESKVLTSTQRKRLKQAKKAKKPVLIITPAEALANEKSRSSKTKTWHFRAKNVRDFAFASSRKFIWDAQGYQQGNSNTMAMSFYPNEGNPLWEKYSTEAIIHTMEQYSKYTFDYPYPVSISVNGPVGGMEYPMITFNGPRPTLDDETGEKTYSRRTKYGLVGVIIHEVGHNYFPMIVNSDERQWTWMDEGLNTFLQFLAEQAWEEGYPSRRGHATNITSYMKSDNQVPIMTNSESILQFGNNAYGKPATALNILRETIMGRELFDFAFKEYAQRWKFKRPTPADFFRTMEDASAVDLDWFWRGWFYTTDHVDLAIDNVYLYRPNSQNPDVEEAWERALDNEQPEFISDLRNKNQWIRTQDKPELLDFYNDHDKFTATNADRNKYNEEHEKLESWQKDLLTNNSKFYVIDFSNHGGLVMPILLDITYADNTTEHIYIPAEIWRKNSKKVSKLLIRDKEISEIALDAKWQTADVNINNNYWPARPIQSRFDLYKEKKKDMMRDYNEALKDISAEKINNEAEHQEEGK; encoded by the coding sequence ATGAAATATTCAACCTCTACAGCCTTAATTGGCCTAGTACTGGCTTTTTCTGGCTTACTATCAGTCGATAGTCAGGCAAGTAAAGCGGCCTTCGACGATAAATTTCGTCAATTAGGTGAAGTTTTACCAACGCCAAATATTTACCGTACCGCCTCTGGTACGCCAGGCCATAAGTATTGGCAACAACAAGTTGATTATGATATTTCCATTGCCATTGATGACAAAACACAGCGTTTAACTGGCGAGCAAATAATGGATTATCAAAATAATTCTCCTGATACTTTACGCTACTTATGGTTACAGCTAGATCAAAATCGCATGAAACGCGACTCCGCTTATAAGATGACAAGCAGAGCACCCAGCGAGAAGAAAGTTACTTTTGATAGCTTTCGACAATTGGTTGAATCACCTATTTTCGATGGTGGTTATGGCATAACTAAAGTCAGTGCAAGTAATGGTAAAGCGCTACATTATGTTATCAATGGCACTATGATGCGTGTTGATCTACCTAAGCCATTAAAGTCAGGTGCAAGTGTCGAAATAAATATTAATTGGCATTACCAACTACATGAGCAAAAAGTGCTTGGTGGTCGTTCTGGTTATGAATACTTCAAAGAAGATGATAACTATCTCTATGAAGTTGCTAGTTGGTTCCCAAGAGCTGCAGCCTACTACGATGCAAAGGGCTGGCAAAACAAACAATTTTTGGGTAACGGCGAGTTCACGTTAGAGTTTGGTGACTATGATGTAAAAATTACCGTGCCTGCCGATCACATTGTTGCTGCTACCGGGGTTTTACAAAATGAAAGTAAAGTACTCACTAGCACGCAACGAAAACGTTTAAAACAAGCCAAGAAAGCTAAAAAACCTGTTTTGATCATTACACCTGCAGAAGCATTAGCGAATGAAAAGTCACGTAGTAGTAAGACAAAAACATGGCACTTTAGAGCCAAAAATGTTCGTGATTTTGCCTTTGCATCAAGCCGAAAATTTATCTGGGATGCGCAAGGTTATCAACAAGGTAATAGCAATACTATGGCCATGTCGTTTTACCCTAACGAAGGTAACCCGCTTTGGGAGAAGTATTCAACCGAAGCCATAATCCATACGATGGAACAATACAGTAAATATACTTTTGATTACCCTTATCCTGTGTCTATTTCAGTTAACGGCCCTGTTGGTGGTATGGAATACCCAATGATTACCTTCAATGGACCTCGACCAACACTTGATGATGAAACGGGCGAAAAAACCTATTCTCGCCGTACCAAATACGGCTTAGTTGGCGTTATTATTCATGAAGTCGGTCATAATTACTTCCCTATGATTGTCAATTCTGATGAGCGACAGTGGACTTGGATGGATGAGGGATTAAATACCTTTTTACAGTTCCTTGCAGAGCAGGCTTGGGAAGAAGGTTATCCATCTCGCCGTGGCCATGCGACAAATATTACAAGTTACATGAAAAGTGATAATCAAGTACCCATTATGACTAACTCAGAGTCTATTTTACAGTTTGGCAATAATGCTTATGGCAAGCCCGCGACAGCATTAAATATTTTACGTGAAACCATCATGGGTCGTGAATTATTTGACTTTGCTTTTAAAGAGTATGCCCAACGTTGGAAGTTCAAACGTCCTACGCCAGCTGACTTTTTCCGCACTATGGAAGATGCTTCAGCGGTCGATTTAGATTGGTTCTGGCGTGGTTGGTTCTACACCACTGATCACGTTGATTTAGCTATTGATAATGTCTATTTATATCGCCCAAATAGTCAAAATCCTGATGTGGAAGAAGCCTGGGAACGTGCACTAGATAACGAGCAACCTGAATTTATCAGTGATTTACGCAATAAAAACCAATGGATACGCACTCAAGATAAACCTGAGTTATTAGATTTTTACAATGATCATGATAAATTTACCGCCACCAATGCCGACCGTAATAAATACAATGAAGAACATGAAAAATTAGAGTCTTGGCAAAAAGACCTATTAACTAATAATAGCAAATTCTATGTCATCGATTTTTCTAATCATGGTGGCCTAGTAATGCCAATTTTACTCGATATTACGTATGCTGATAACACAACTGAACATATTTACATTCCCGCTGAAATTTGGCGTAAAAATAGTAAAAAAGTATCTAAGTTATTAATTCGTGATAAAGAGATCTCTGAAATTGCACTAGATGCCAAGTGGCAAACAGCTGATGTGAACATTAATAATAATTACTGGCCAGCACGCCCTATCCAATCTCGTTTTGATCTTTATAAAGAAAAGAAAAAAGATATGATGCGCGATTATAATGAAGCGCTTAAAGATATCTCAGCTGAGAAAATCAACAATGAAGCAGAGCATCAAGAAGAAGGGAAATAA
- a CDS encoding transcriptional repressor yields MTAESLLQQAQFVCKKKGARFTTVREQVFLLLANRQGAVGAYDLLAELKELDAAAKPATIYRALDFLSKQGFVHKIESINAFIMCHHFGECDHPVQLLICDECGHVEEIQSNNFDLALRTMADANGFTISHQIVEAHGSCKNCNNV; encoded by the coding sequence ATGACGGCAGAATCTTTATTACAACAAGCACAATTCGTTTGCAAAAAAAAAGGCGCTCGTTTTACTACAGTAAGAGAGCAAGTTTTTTTATTATTAGCTAACCGTCAAGGCGCCGTCGGCGCTTATGATTTATTAGCTGAACTAAAAGAGTTAGATGCTGCTGCTAAGCCCGCTACTATTTACCGTGCTTTAGATTTTTTATCTAAACAGGGTTTTGTCCATAAAATAGAATCTATTAATGCTTTCATTATGTGTCACCATTTTGGCGAGTGTGATCACCCTGTTCAGCTATTAATATGCGATGAGTGTGGTCATGTAGAAGAAATACAATCTAATAACTTTGATTTAGCATTACGTACAATGGCTGATGCTAATGGCTTCACTATCAGTCATCAAATAGTTGAAGCACACGGTAGCTGTAAAAACTGTAATAACGTTTAA
- a CDS encoding acyltransferase family protein, with protein MTRYLALDAFRGITIALMILVNTPGTWSHVYAPLLHAEWDGATPTDLVFPFFLFIIGSAMFFSFKKSNFSASPEQFRKIIKRGFIMFFIGFMLNVIPFTVNAEDWRIMGILQRIGIAYTVAACLVLTLNRTGVFIASAVILLAYWALLLSMGEGALTIEGNIIRQLDLAVFGANHMYTMRGVAFEPEGLLSTIPAIVNMLLGFELTRYLTSIEDKRSSVIKLTLIGGLAVGFGALWGLVLPINKSLWTPSYVIYSTGFACLLLAAFIWLIDIMKQVKLAEPLLVYGTNPLFVYVLSFLVVTMYLNINVGDVSMYAWLYKQLSGVFTPKLASFIFAFSHVAFFWYVSLKLYQRKIFIKI; from the coding sequence ATGACTCGTTATCTCGCGCTCGATGCTTTTAGAGGCATTACTATAGCTTTAATGATTTTAGTGAATACGCCGGGAACATGGTCACATGTATATGCGCCTTTATTACATGCAGAGTGGGATGGCGCAACGCCAACAGATTTAGTGTTCCCATTCTTCTTATTTATTATTGGCTCAGCCATGTTTTTCTCCTTCAAGAAAAGTAACTTCTCTGCTAGCCCTGAGCAATTTAGGAAAATAATTAAGCGTGGTTTCATCATGTTTTTTATTGGTTTTATGTTAAATGTTATTCCATTTACCGTTAATGCTGAAGATTGGCGGATTATGGGTATTTTACAACGCATAGGTATTGCTTACACTGTGGCCGCTTGTTTAGTACTAACGCTTAATAGAACAGGAGTTTTTATTGCGTCAGCAGTCATATTATTAGCTTATTGGGCATTACTCCTTAGTATGGGAGAAGGGGCTTTAACCATTGAGGGCAATATTATTCGTCAGCTTGATTTAGCGGTATTTGGCGCTAATCACATGTACACCATGCGTGGTGTTGCTTTCGAGCCTGAGGGGCTATTAAGTACTATTCCAGCAATAGTAAATATGCTACTTGGTTTTGAATTAACACGTTATTTAACCAGTATTGAAGATAAAAGAAGTAGTGTTATCAAATTAACGCTTATTGGTGGCTTAGCAGTGGGGTTTGGTGCGCTATGGGGTTTAGTATTACCTATTAATAAGTCGTTATGGACACCGTCTTATGTCATTTATAGCACTGGTTTTGCATGTTTATTACTGGCCGCCTTCATCTGGTTAATTGATATAATGAAACAAGTGAAATTGGCAGAGCCTTTACTGGTTTATGGGACTAACCCATTATTTGTTTATGTATTGTCATTCTTAGTGGTAACCATGTACTTAAACATTAATGTTGGCGATGTTTCCATGTACGCTTGGTTATATAAACAGCTTAGTGGCGTGTTTACACCGAAATTAGCTTCCTTTATTTTTGCTTTTTCACATGTAGCATTTTTCTGGTATGTTTCATTAAAGTTATATCAACGAAAAATATTTATCAAAATATAA
- the rpsF gene encoding 30S ribosomal protein S6, with product MRHYEIVFMVHPDQSEQVSGMIQRYTDLINAAEGKIHRLEDWGRRQLAYPINKLHKAHYVLMNIEAPQVVIDELETAFRYNDVVIRNMIMRTKDAVTEASPMAAAKEERRDDRREVKKDVAAAPVEAKEDSVEEKSEEAASEE from the coding sequence ATGCGTCATTACGAAATCGTATTTATGGTTCACCCTGATCAGAGTGAACAAGTGTCTGGTATGATCCAGCGCTACACAGACTTGATCAATGCTGCTGAAGGCAAAATCCACCGTCTAGAAGACTGGGGCCGTCGTCAATTAGCATACCCAATCAATAAACTACACAAAGCACACTATGTTCTTATGAACATTGAAGCGCCACAAGTAGTTATTGATGAGCTTGAAACTGCTTTCCGTTATAACGATGTTGTTATTCGTAACATGATTATGCGTACTAAAGACGCGGTAACTGAAGCATCGCCAATGGCTGCTGCTAAAGAAGAGCGTCGTGACGATCGCCGCGAAGTTAAGAAAGATGTTGCTGCTGCGCCAGTTGAAGCTAAAGAAGACTCTGTTGAAGAGAAATCTGAAGAAGCTGCTAGCGAAGAATAA
- the priB gene encoding primosomal replication protein N translates to MLIGEVVRTPKQSTSPAGISHSQFSIDHKSIQNEAGMNRQAFVRIQVVATGDLSHLTRELIAGNVVKVTGFINRHESRNGNPLLALHAQQIEMIN, encoded by the coding sequence GTGTTGATCGGTGAGGTGGTGAGAACCCCTAAGCAATCAACCAGCCCTGCAGGTATTAGTCATAGTCAGTTTTCAATAGACCATAAGTCTATACAAAATGAAGCTGGTATGAATCGACAAGCATTTGTCCGAATACAAGTAGTTGCTACAGGTGATTTATCACACTTAACTCGTGAATTAATTGCAGGGAATGTAGTAAAAGTGACCGGTTTTATAAATCGCCACGAATCTAGAAACGGTAATCCGCTTTTAGCATTACATGCTCAGCAAATTGAAATGATTAATTAG
- the rpsR gene encoding 30S ribosomal protein S18 codes for MSRFFRRRKFCRFTAEGATSIDYKDIATLKNYITESGKIVPSRITGTAAKYQRQLTRAIKRARYLSLLPYTDLHK; via the coding sequence ATGTCTCGTTTTTTTAGACGTCGTAAGTTTTGCCGCTTCACAGCGGAAGGCGCAACATCTATCGATTATAAAGATATTGCAACTTTAAAAAATTATATCACTGAAAGTGGTAAAATTGTTCCTAGCCGTATCACTGGTACTGCTGCTAAATATCAACGTCAATTAACTCGTGCGATTAAACGCGCTCGTTACTTGTCATTGTTACCATACACCGACTTACATAAGTAA
- the rplI gene encoding 50S ribosomal protein L9, whose protein sequence is MEVILLDKIAKLGGLGDKVSVKSGYARNYLLPQGKAVFASEANVEHFEARRADIEAKLADVLATAEARAAKVVALAEVTIASKSGDEGKLFGSIGTRDIADAITEAGVEITKAEVRLPLGAIRETGEFEIAIHLHHDVDTSIKVVVIAEA, encoded by the coding sequence ATGGAAGTAATACTTCTTGATAAAATCGCCAAATTAGGCGGCCTTGGTGACAAGGTATCTGTTAAATCAGGTTATGCACGTAACTACTTATTACCACAAGGTAAAGCAGTATTTGCATCAGAAGCTAACGTTGAGCACTTTGAAGCTCGTCGTGCTGATATCGAAGCTAAATTAGCTGACGTATTAGCAACAGCCGAAGCTCGTGCAGCTAAAGTTGTTGCATTAGCTGAAGTTACAATCGCATCAAAATCTGGTGACGAAGGTAAATTATTCGGTTCTATTGGTACTCGTGATATCGCTGATGCGATCACTGAAGCTGGCGTTGAAATTACAAAAGCTGAAGTACGTTTACCATTAGGTGCTATCCGCGAAACAGGTGAATTCGAAATCGCAATTCACTTACATCACGATGTTGATACTAGCATCAAAGTTGTAGTTATCGCTGAAGCATAA